The Caminicella sporogenes DSM 14501 genomic interval TCACCTATGCCTTTGATATTTTTAAGCTCTTCAATATTTTTAAAAGGACCGTTTTTTTGCCTATATTCTATTATTCTTTCAGCATAAGCTTCTCCTATTCCTTTAATTGACATCAGCTCTAATTTTGAAGCAGTATTTATATTTATTTTATAATCATTTAAAATATCATGTCCAATATCATTTCCTGCAGCTTTTATTTTTTGAAATTCTTCACCTTTTTCTGGAATTATTATTTTTTGCTCATCATATACTCTTTTTGCTAAATTAATTCTTTTCCTATCTGCTTTTTCAGTTAATCCTCCTGCCTTTAAAACTGCATCATTTATCCTATCACCTTCTCTTAAAACAACTAAACCTGGATTTTTAACAGCTCCCCAAATATCGACTATTATCTCTTTTGCTTCTATTTCATCTAATGTTTTCTCTTTTATGCTTTCAACTTCTGTTTTTTCTACGATTATTGGTTCCTCCTGTGACTTTACTTTAAATCCTATAATTACAGATGTCATAATAAAAATAATAGTTAGTAAAAAAATCTCCCTTTTACTAAACTTATCCATTTTTTCACTTCCATATACAATAAATTTTATATTTTTAAATCTATATTCACATTTAAATATTCTACTTATTTCGCAAACTTACCTTCTTTTTTCTACATTTCCTTAAATTTTTTTTAATTTTTTGTTATACTAATAAAGTATGACTAAATAATAAATCCAGAGGTGAAATCATGAAGCAAATAATTTCAGTAATATTAGCAATTTGTTTCCTGCTAAATTCTCCTTTAACTGCTAACGCCACCACTTCTAGCAACAGTTTAAACATTTCAGCTGAAAGTGCCATCTTAATTGATGCCGATACAGGTGAAATTCTATATGAAAAAAATAGCAATAAACCTATGTATCCAGCTAGTACAACTAAAATCATGACTGCCTTACTTACTCTGGAAAATGCAAATTTAAATGACAAAATAATTATTGATAAAGAAACTCCTTTTACTGATGGAAGCCGTATATATGTTTTAGAAGGTGAACAGTTTACAGTAGATCAACTGCTCCATGCTCTGCTCATTGAATCTGCAAATGACGCTGCTGTAGCTCTTGCAAAACATATATCTGGAAATATTGAAGATTTTGTTAAGTTAATGAACAAGAGAGCTAAAGAATTAGGAGCTAAAAATACTCATTTTGCTAATCCAAACGGCCTTCCAAACCATGAACATGTAACAACTGCATATGATTTAGCTATGATTGCAAAGTATGCAATGACCATTCCTAAATTTAGAGAAATTGTCAAAACTGTAAGATATAAAATACCTCCTACAAACAAACAATCTGAAACTAGATACCTTAAAAATACAAATAGACTTTTATGGGGAACTGGTAGCCGCAATAAAATACTCTATAAAGGCAAATGGATTGACATTAAATATGACATAGTAGACGGTATAAAGACGGGATATACAACTGAAGCTCAACAATGTCTTGTAGCAACAGCATTTAAAAATAACAGAAGACTTATAAGTGTTGTTTTAAAAGCCATAGGAACTAATGTTTATACAGATACCAGAACTCTTTTAGATTTTGGATTTGATAATTTTAAAAATATGAATATAGTCAAAACCGGCGAAATCATTACAAATGTTAAAATTCCTAATGGAACTGAAAAAAATCTCAACTTAATTACTCAAACAAAACTAACCAAAACTTTTCCTATTAATAAAAAAATCGATAAAATTGATAAAAAAATAGAGCTTAATCAAAAAATTAAAGCACCTATAACAAAAGGAGAAGTTCTTGGAAAAGTAATTTATATTTTAAACGGAAATAAAATTGGACAGGTTAATCTCATTGCAGAAAAATCTATAGATGAAAAAGCAATTTATAAATTTATAAAAAAAATTAAAGACCCTAAAAGCTATTCATTTTTAAAATATATATTATATATTTTCATTATTTACATTATTTGGAGAACTATCGTTACAATAAAAAGATTAAAAAGGAGAAGACTCCGCAGAAAAAGATATTAAAATATAAAAAAGGAGCAAATGCTCCTTTTTTTCATTAATCAACTACGGCTATCATTTCTATTTCTACATTTACATCTTTAGGCAGTCTTGCAACTTCTATACATGCTCTAGCAGGTTTATGTTCAGCAAAATACTGTCCATAAACTTCATTTATTCTTCCAAACTGATTCATATCTTTAATAAATACTGTAGCTTTAACTACTTTGTTTAAAGATGAACCCGCCTCTTCTAAAATCGCTTTAGCATTTTCTAAGCATTGTCTAGTTTCATCTTCTATACTTCCTTTTACTAATTCACCTGTTGCAGGATTTATTGGAATTTGTCCTGATACAAACAGTAAATTTCCAGCTTTAATAGCTTGAGAATAAGGTCCTACAGCCGCAGGTGCTTTGTCAGTATGTACTACTTTAAGTTCCATCTAAAATGCCCTCCTCTTTTGTTTATGTATATATTTAAGTACTAATAATAGAATTCTCTATTATTAGTACTTATTAACTTATTTATTATCAACTCTTATTTCGTCAAGATAATTGTAAATTGTATATCTTGAAACACATAAAACTTTAGCAACATAATCTATAGCACCTTTTATAAGAAAAGCTCCTTGCTGATCTAATTTTTTTACAATATTGACCTTTTCTTCTTTACTCATATAAGCCACTGGCTTACCCATCTGTTTTAATGTATTCTTTACAATATCCGTTAATACATCATTTACCTTATTTCCAATAACTTCTTCAGCTATCTTTTCACTTTCATTTATATCTGTCTGCATTATATCATCAAAAACTCTTCTTGCTATGAAAAGTTCTGAAATATCAAAATTAATACACAAACAGCCTATTACTTCATCATTCTCATCTTTAATAAACATAGTTGATGATTTTAACAACCTTCCATCAGCAGTTTTACCAGTATAATTTATTATATTATCAATATTCTTCTTTCTTACAGCTCTTAGACCTTCTTCTGTCATTGGACTTCCTATACTTCTCCCTGTTACATGACCATTTTCTATAGCAATAATAGAACTATTCATTTTACTAAAATCATGTAGTACTACTTCGCAATTTCTACCAAAAGTCCTTGCTATACCTTCAACTATAGGAATATAACTTTTTAAAATAGGATTTAGAGAATCTGCCATGCTACACCCCCTTCTCTTATAACTTTTTTATTTTATTTTACCACAATATTTACTAACTTTGATGGTACACAAATAACTTTTACTACCTTCTTACCCTCTAAATATGATTTAATTTTTTCACTATTAAGTGCTACTTCTTCAAGTTCTTCCTTAGTTATATTTTTATTAACTTTTACTTTATCTCTCACTTTACCGTTTACTTGCAATACTATTTCTATTTCTTCTTTTACTAAAGCACTGCTATCGTGCTCTGGCCATCTTTCATTGTGAATACTAGATTCATTTCCAAGTAAGTGCCATAATTCTTCTGTCATATGAGGAGCAAATGGTGCTAAAAGAACAAGTATAGTCTTTATTGATTTTCCTATTAATGCATAATTTATTTTTTCCTTTTCTTTATACTTATATGTTTCATTGACTAATTCCATTATAGCACTTATCGCTGTATTAAAATTAAATCTTTCTCTAATATCATCAGAAACTTTCTTTATTGTATTATTTATTACATAATTTAATTCTTTATCTTCACTGCTATTTATATCAATATTTTCAGCATCAATAATTATTTTATCCTTAAGTTCTCCAACTAATCTCCAAACTCTATTTAAAAATCTATATGAACCCTCTACTCCTGTATCACTCCATTCTAAGTCTCTTTCCGGTGGAGCAGCAAATAATATGAACAATCTAGCAGTATCAGCTCCATACTTGCTAATAATTTCTTCTGGACTAACTACATTTCCTTTTGACTTAGACATCTTAGCTCCATCTTTCAATACCATACCCTGTGTTAGTAAATTCTTAAAAGGTTCTTTTACTGGAGAAAGTCCCATATCGTATAATACCTTTGTAAAAAATCTTGCATACAAAAGATGAAGTATTGCATGTTCTACTCCACCAATATACTGGTCTACATCCATCCAATAACTTGCCTTTTCCTTATCAAAAGGCTCTTGTGTATTATTTACATCTGTATATCTTAAGAAATACCAAGATGAATCGACAAATGTATCCATTGTATCCGTTTCTCTCTTCGCCTTT includes:
- a CDS encoding helix-hairpin-helix domain-containing protein, with translation MDKFSKREIFLLTIIFIMTSVIIGFKVKSQEEPIIVEKTEVESIKEKTLDEIEAKEIIVDIWGAVKNPGLVVLREGDRINDAVLKAGGLTEKADRKRINLAKRVYDEQKIIIPEKGEEFQKIKAAGNDIGHDILNDYKININTASKLELMSIKGIGEAYAERIIEYRQKNGPFKNIEELKNIKGIGEKRFKAIKEYIKLR
- a CDS encoding D-alanyl-D-alanine carboxypeptidase family protein, producing the protein MKQIISVILAICFLLNSPLTANATTSSNSLNISAESAILIDADTGEILYEKNSNKPMYPASTTKIMTALLTLENANLNDKIIIDKETPFTDGSRIYVLEGEQFTVDQLLHALLIESANDAAVALAKHISGNIEDFVKLMNKRAKELGAKNTHFANPNGLPNHEHVTTAYDLAMIAKYAMTIPKFREIVKTVRYKIPPTNKQSETRYLKNTNRLLWGTGSRNKILYKGKWIDIKYDIVDGIKTGYTTEAQQCLVATAFKNNRRLISVVLKAIGTNVYTDTRTLLDFGFDNFKNMNIVKTGEIITNVKIPNGTEKNLNLITQTKLTKTFPINKKIDKIDKKIELNQKIKAPITKGEVLGKVIYILNGNKIGQVNLIAEKSIDEKAIYKFIKKIKDPKSYSFLKYILYIFIIYIIWRTIVTIKRLKRRRLRRKRY
- a CDS encoding RidA family protein: MELKVVHTDKAPAAVGPYSQAIKAGNLLFVSGQIPINPATGELVKGSIEDETRQCLENAKAILEEAGSSLNKVVKATVFIKDMNQFGRINEVYGQYFAEHKPARACIEVARLPKDVNVEIEMIAVVD
- a CDS encoding helix-turn-helix transcriptional regulator, whose protein sequence is MADSLNPILKSYIPIVEGIARTFGRNCEVVLHDFSKMNSSIIAIENGHVTGRSIGSPMTEEGLRAVRKKNIDNIINYTGKTADGRLLKSSTMFIKDENDEVIGCLCINFDISELFIARRVFDDIMQTDINESEKIAEEVIGNKVNDVLTDIVKNTLKQMGKPVAYMSKEEKVNIVKKLDQQGAFLIKGAIDYVAKVLCVSRYTIYNYLDEIRVDNK